One window from the genome of Calliopsis andreniformis isolate RMS-2024a chromosome 12, iyCalAndr_principal, whole genome shotgun sequence encodes:
- the Vlet gene encoding COMM domain containing 10 protein valette: MATWITVTPRLERGLKIANQIDNSKFRLLINRICQTLQSTIDTKIFSEEEEEKLLMSLDLNKDDLGFLLDAIVQFYKQAACNIIKPQSMENTLKDTFKIDDEKVQIFLNAWVTYGKAIIDNFRQKSVFPIQVKDIDWCLNVQASSSTIKKDVRPIALLQLNLTGEQQSKLTVEFNKKELIDLYQNLEKIQSQLDALK; the protein is encoded by the exons TCTCGAACGAGGCCTGAAAATAGCAAATCAAATAGATAACAGCAAATTTCGATTGCTGATAAATCGTATCTGTCAAACACTCCAGTCAACTATTGACACTAAAATATTtagtgaagaagaagaagagaaactATTGATGTCTCTGGATTTAAATAAAGATGATTTAGGTTTTCTTTTAGATGCAATAGTACAGTTTTACAAGCAAGCTGCTTGTAATATTATAAAGCCACAGTCTATGGAAAATACTTTGAAGGATACTTTCAAAATAGATGATGAGAAagtacaaatatttttaaatgcatGGGTTACATATGGTAAGGCAATAATCGATAACTTTAGACAAAAGTCTGTCTTCCCTATTCAG GTCAAAGATATTGATTGGTGTTTAAATGTCCAAGCTTCATCTTCCACTATAAAGAAGGATGTACGTCCAATAGCATTATTGCAATTAAATCTGACAGGAGAACAGCAATCTAAGTTAACTGTTGAATTTAATAAGAAAGAATTAATTGATTTATATCAGAATTTAGAAAAGATACAATCACAATTAGACGCTCTCAAATAG